A single window of Myxocyprinus asiaticus isolate MX2 ecotype Aquarium Trade chromosome 48, UBuf_Myxa_2, whole genome shotgun sequence DNA harbors:
- the LOC127437555 gene encoding E3 ubiquitin-protein ligase TRIM35-like encodes MIQNATYEYDCMAMHMQHETMLVEKNIKEDFKKLHQLLNEEEKAMLGELKQEKDEKLQRMKDKKTNKSLSNTIRDLERELDCADIRLLQNFKYILKRAKHTLEDPMMAAGELINSAKYLGNLKFSVWRNIRISISYIPVILDPNMVNYELELSKDLSHVWNPNEIAADEYLAGVPLPKNLERFDCCPCVLGYVSYSTGTHTSC; translated from the exons ATGATTCAAAATGCCACATATGAATATGACTGTATGGCCATGCACATGCAG CATGAGACCATGTTGGTAGAGAAGAACATCAAGGAAGATTTTAAGAAGCTGCACCAGCTTCTGAATGAAGAAGAAAAGGCCATGCTTGGTGAATTAAAACAGGAAAAAGATGAGAAATTGCAGAGAAtgaaagacaaaaagacaaataagtcTCTTTCTAACACTATTAGAGACTTGGAAAGAGAATTAGATTGTGCAGACATAAGATTACTTCAG aacTTCAAGTACATTTTGAAGAG AGCCAAGCACACACTCGAGGATCCAATGATGGCCGCAGGAGAGCTCAttaattctgcaaaatatctgggCAACTTAAAGTTCAGTGTTTGGAGGAACATCAGAATATCTATCAGTTACA TTCCTGTGATACTGGACCCTAACATGGTTAACTATGAACTTGAACTCTCTAAAGATCTGAGTCATGTGTGGAACCCCAATGAGATTGCGGCTGATGAATACTTGGCAGGTGTGCCGCTTCCCAAAAACCTGGAGAGATTTGATTGTTGCCCTTGTGTTCTAGGCTATGTGAGCTATTCCACAGGGACACACACGAGTTGTTGA